Proteins found in one Amycolatopsis aidingensis genomic segment:
- a CDS encoding alpha/beta hydrolase family protein, producing MLACAPTATAQENPFERGPDPTERSIEAPRGPFATATTTVARGGVQGFGGGTIYYPTDTSEGTFGAVAISPGFTESQSAISWYGQRLASQGFVVFTIDTNGIFDFPDQRGDQLLAALDYLTTHSTVADRIDADRLGVLGHSMGGGGSLSAVDERTELQAAIPLAPWHLNQNWSGVDVPTMIIGGETDFIAPVDTHAEPFYQSLPSSLDKAYLEMKGKGHFVTNSPNTVIAKFAISWLKRFIDNDTRYERFLCPAPSPDAEISEYRDTCPH from the coding sequence ATGCTCGCTTGCGCGCCGACCGCGACCGCGCAGGAGAACCCATTCGAGCGCGGCCCCGACCCGACCGAGCGCAGCATCGAGGCGCCGCGCGGCCCGTTCGCCACCGCCACCACCACGGTCGCCCGCGGCGGCGTGCAAGGGTTCGGCGGCGGCACGATCTACTACCCGACCGACACCAGCGAGGGAACCTTCGGCGCGGTCGCCATCTCGCCCGGATTCACCGAGAGCCAGTCCGCGATCTCCTGGTACGGGCAGCGGCTGGCTTCCCAGGGATTCGTGGTGTTCACCATCGACACGAACGGGATTTTCGACTTCCCCGACCAGCGTGGGGACCAGCTGCTCGCCGCGCTGGACTACCTGACCACCCATAGCACGGTCGCCGACCGGATCGACGCCGACCGGCTCGGCGTGCTCGGGCACTCGATGGGCGGGGGTGGCTCGCTTTCCGCCGTCGACGAGCGCACTGAGCTCCAGGCCGCCATTCCGCTGGCGCCGTGGCATCTCAACCAGAACTGGTCCGGTGTGGACGTTCCAACGATGATCATCGGTGGGGAGACCGACTTCATCGCGCCGGTTGACACGCACGCCGAGCCGTTCTACCAGTCGCTACCGTCTTCTTTGGACAAGGCGTATCTGGAGATGAAGGGGAAGGGGCACTTCGTCACCAACTCGCCGAACACGGTGATCGCCAAGTTCGCGATCTCATGGCTGAAACGGTTCATCGACAACGACACCCGCTACGAGCGGTTCCTCTGCCCTGCACCGAGCCCGGATGCCGAGATCTCGGAGTACCGGGACACCTGCCCACACTGA
- a CDS encoding PKD domain-containing protein, with amino-acid sequence MRQQRTRRFGGAAGLAVTAALLAMTPGLAQADPSTEPGDPGLRAVTPTEAEPQDGPGTQIVGGEKVSVADYPYAIAMLREGGPRPMGQTCTASVVAPKVIVTAAHCKDGSGAKSMYYGADDLTVGGGTEIEVEHYFQHPNYQSPNGWQTGWDVGIVVTKTEVPVPDGFQYPRVAGSGDTALDDPGTDALTLGYGRIRDGENEYGHLKKADLPIVDGQNTCGSFGSFNEAYMICAGYADGHDGICQGDSGGPLVVDGVIIGVSSWVQTGCGSYGAWGRLTNEMGDWANEKIEEYSDPTEPGTPSASFTADCSTTEPSCSFDASASTDEDGSIASYAWDFGDGETGSGRTPSHDYARAGEYTVELTVTDNEGKTDAARKAVYAGEPPAGDPPSASFTVQCQWQDCRFDGTRSTDPDGDITSYAWDFGDGRTGSGATTSHAYPGRQANYTVRLEVTDRSGNTDTATRQVQCWSFGGGQAFCFGQ; translated from the coding sequence ATGAGACAACAGCGAACACGAAGGTTCGGCGGTGCCGCCGGGCTGGCCGTCACGGCCGCGCTGCTGGCCATGACCCCGGGGCTGGCGCAGGCCGACCCGAGCACCGAGCCGGGGGATCCCGGCTTGCGGGCCGTAACCCCGACGGAAGCCGAGCCCCAGGACGGCCCTGGCACCCAGATCGTCGGCGGGGAGAAGGTTTCCGTCGCGGACTACCCCTATGCCATCGCCATGCTGCGCGAGGGCGGTCCCCGCCCGATGGGCCAGACCTGCACCGCCTCGGTGGTGGCGCCGAAGGTGATCGTCACCGCGGCGCACTGCAAGGACGGTTCCGGCGCGAAGTCGATGTACTACGGCGCCGATGACCTTACCGTTGGCGGCGGTACCGAGATCGAGGTCGAGCACTACTTCCAGCATCCGAACTACCAGTCCCCGAACGGCTGGCAGACCGGGTGGGACGTGGGCATCGTGGTGACCAAGACCGAGGTCCCGGTCCCGGACGGTTTCCAGTACCCCCGGGTCGCCGGCTCCGGGGACACCGCGCTGGACGACCCCGGCACCGACGCACTGACCCTCGGCTACGGCCGCATCCGGGACGGGGAGAACGAGTACGGGCACCTGAAGAAGGCCGATCTGCCCATCGTCGACGGGCAGAACACCTGCGGCTCGTTCGGATCTTTCAACGAGGCCTACATGATCTGCGCCGGGTACGCCGACGGCCACGACGGCATCTGCCAGGGCGACAGCGGCGGGCCGCTGGTGGTGGACGGGGTGATCATCGGGGTCAGTTCCTGGGTCCAGACCGGCTGCGGCAGCTACGGAGCCTGGGGGCGGCTGACCAACGAGATGGGCGACTGGGCCAACGAGAAGATCGAGGAGTACAGCGATCCGACCGAGCCGGGCACGCCCTCGGCCTCGTTCACCGCGGACTGCTCCACCACCGAGCCCAGCTGCTCCTTCGACGCCTCGGCCTCCACCGACGAGGACGGCTCGATCGCGTCCTACGCCTGGGACTTCGGCGACGGTGAGACCGGCAGCGGGCGGACACCCTCGCACGACTACGCGCGGGCGGGCGAGTACACCGTCGAGCTGACCGTGACCGACAACGAGGGCAAGACCGACGCCGCACGGAAGGCGGTCTACGCGGGTGAACCTCCCGCGGGCGACCCGCCGTCGGCCTCGTTCACCGTGCAGTGCCAGTGGCAGGACTGCCGCTTCGACGGCACCCGTAGCACCGACCCGGACGGGGACATCACTTCCTACGCCTGGGACTTCGGTGACGGCCGGACCGGTAGCGGGGCCACCACCTCGCATGCTTATCCGGGCCGCCAGGCCAACTACACCGTGCGCCTCGAGGTCACCGACCGCTCCGGCAACACCGACACCGCCACCAGGCAGGTGCAGTGCTGGAGCTTCGGCGGGGGCCAGGCCTTCTGCTTCGGGCAGTAA